The following are encoded in a window of Panicum virgatum strain AP13 chromosome 5N, P.virgatum_v5, whole genome shotgun sequence genomic DNA:
- the LOC120674339 gene encoding 60S ribosomal protein L18a-like protein, whose amino-acid sequence MGESKAHSDEFCQCQGCVGKYTLLRDEENPRLAIFERRLPCCGCGIGWSSFLLGFVCPLIWYFAATLYCCKYYNRDPRERPGLAASAVAALIFAFLAIIALTVTLIICAHK is encoded by the exons ATGGGAGAAAGTAAAG CACACTCGGATGAATTTTGCCAGTGCCAAGGGTGTGTTGGCAAGTATACACTACTCAGAGATGAAGAAAACCCACGGCTAGCAATCTTTGAGAGACGGCTTCCTTGCTGTGGTTGTGGGATAGGGTGGTCTTC TTTTCTTTTAGGTTTCGTGTGCCCATTGATATGGTACTTTGCAGCCACTCTTTACTGCTGCAAGTATTACAATAGGGATCCTCGAGAGCGCCCTGGTCTTGCTGCCTCAGCTGTTGCG GCACTCATCTTCGCATTTCTGGCAATCATCGCTCTCACTGTGACGCTGATAATCTGTGCACACAAGTAA